Proteins encoded in a region of the Lepeophtheirus salmonis chromosome 6, UVic_Lsal_1.4, whole genome shotgun sequence genome:
- the LOC139905703 gene encoding uncharacterized protein, with protein MLVSDNGPCFTSREFSDFAKEWGFNQIFSCSKQSHQNGLAERGVQAVKNFLEKNQDAEDALLAYRSAPLQNEKSPPQLLFNSEVRTKVPRIIRKLDDEELRKIEEQQRKASENYDNEHHRVVRKINLERRDILKVPDLNREGYIEKRNGRRVNVRIGKQAYVRTLAQLRKVEF; from the coding sequence ATGTTGGTTTCAGACAATGGACCATGTTTTACGAGTCGGGAGTTTTCAGATTTTGCAAAGGAGTGGGGGTTTAATCAGATTTTCTCATGTTCAAAACAGTCACACCAGAATGGGTTAGCTGAAAGAGGCGTGCAAGCcgtaaaaaactttttggaaaaaaatcaagatgCAGAAGACGCTTTACTGGCGTACAGGTCGGCTCCATTGCAAAATGAAAAATCACCTCCTCAGCTCCTCTTTAATAGTGAGGTCAGAACAAAGGTGCCAAGGATTATAAGGAAGCTGGATGATGAGGAACTGAGAAAAATTGAGGAACAGCAGCGAAAGGCTAGTgaaaattatgataatgaaCATCATCGAGTGGTTCGAAAAATAAACTTGGAGAGAAGGGACATCTTGAAGGTACCAGACCTAAACAGAGAGGGATACATCGAAAAGAGAAATGGGAGAAGGGTGAACGTAAGAATAGGAAAGCAAGCCTATGTCAGAACTCTGGCACAATTACGAAAGGTGGAGTTTTGA
- the LOC121119869 gene encoding choline/ethanolamine transporter flvcr2a: protein MNPETFDGSICRSQEPFPEEKGSVLLQIKDENTPLISSERRLQVQYQAVEEGDGALSESGSTEDVTSPRYGSNGQFALFLYGLFSFGQSFAFVDWNPIENSLLFAFPSWSETTISWQSNIALLSSPLVQWPVWILLKKFKLSTVIKYMCMLPLCLTTSIRVIPLLVLNEPENIFTTLVYISSFTIGVVGVIFYSSLSKFSSLYFRSASTTYPTGIAMICSNIGLVFASIIGPFAVHDPIPIINEKKNIQDEIRNYLLLFAFIIGVIFMLVAFTFPEPIYDEMQDPSPSIKQNIFKILCDKDIVFLLSVNALSTVPIYWSSTFLPIYLQRYGFGQKITGGLMSLSIVLSCFVTVLTTKFVDSRRISSWMMIFTLLFVQFISSLIMSLYLSENVPIGKACIALFFVISNTSALSIGSHIIPYGAKIGQNISKEVLNGSFFQISSLFGSLFLFIFSIDSQRNWVPYSLTLTPCLATLLFFLVKMS from the exons ATGAATCCAGAGACATTTGATGGTTCAATTTGTAGGTCCCAAGAGCCTTTCCCCGAAGAGAAAGGCTCTGTTCTCTTACAAATTAAGGATGAAAACACTCCTTTGATTTCATCTGAAAGAAGACTTCAAGTGCAGTACCAAGCTGTAGAAGAGGGAGATGGAGCACTTTCTGAATCGGGTTCAACTGAAGACGTGACTTCTCCTCGCTATGGAAGCAATGGCCAGTTTGCTCTTTTTCTCTATGGACTCTTTTCGTTTGGACAATCTTTTGCTTTTGTTGATTGGAACCCCATTGAAAACTCGCTTTTATTTGCGTTTCCATCATGGTCAGAGACTACTATATCGTGGCAATCAAATATAGCCCTTCTCTCATCACCCCTCGTTCAATGGCCTGTGtggattcttttaaaaaaattca AATTGTCTACTGTGATCAAGTATATGTGCATGCTTCCATTATGTTTAACAACTTCAATCAGAGTTATTCCTCTTTTAGTTCTCAATGaaccagaaaatatttttactac attGGTTTATATAAGTTCTTTCACGATTGGAGTAGTTGGAGTCATATTTTACAGCTCTTTATCCAAATTTTCGTCCCTTTATTTTAGATCAGCTTCAACAACATATCCTACAGGGATAGCAATGATATGCTCAAATATTGGACTTGTATTTGCATCAATCATTGGCCCTTTTGCTGTTCATGATCCAATCCCGATAATtaacgagaaaaaaaatattcaagatgaaatacgaaattatcttcttttat TTGCGTTCATTATTGGAGTTATTTTCATGTTGGTTGCTTTTACCTTCCCAGAACCAATCTATGATGAAATGCAGGATCCATCTCCTAGTATTAagcagaatatttttaaaattttatg TGATAAGGACATTGTCTTTTTACTCTCAGTGAATGCTTTAAGTACAGTTCCTATTTATTGGAGTTCCACTTTTCTGCCCATATACTTACAACGCTACGGCTTCGGACAAAAAATTACTGGCGGACTAATGTCCCTTTCTATAGTCTTAAG ttgCTTTGTAACTGTGTTAACGACCAAGTTTGTGGATTCAAGAAGAATTAGTTCTTGGATGATGATTTTTACCCTACtatttgttcaatttatatCTTCATTGATAATGAGTTTATATTTAAGCGAGAACGTTCCAATAGGTAAAGCATGTATTgccttattttttgttatttccaataCTAGCGCACTATCCATTGGGTCTCACATCATTCCCTACGGAGCAAAAATTGGACAAAATATTTCCAAAGAAGTATTAAATGGATCTTTCTTTCAAATTTCCAGTTTGTTtggatctttatttttatttatattctcgATTGACTCTCAAAGGAACTGGGTACCCTATTCACTTACCCTGACTCCATGTTTGGCTactctactttttttcttagttaAAATGTCTTAG